From Xenopus tropicalis strain Nigerian chromosome 3, UCB_Xtro_10.0, whole genome shotgun sequence, the proteins below share one genomic window:
- the wnt16 gene encoding protein Wnt-16 precursor — MEKESPFGLSHICVLLTALMAILPLSQGNWMWLGVTSFGVPEKLGCTNLPLSFHQKEMCRKKPYLLSSIREGARLGIHECRNQFKHERWNCSVSPTISSASSSFSLSFITSSLASAHTIFGYELSSGTKETAFISAVTAAGLVHSVTRACSAGNMTECSCDTSLQNGGSASEGWHWGGCSDDLQYGMWFSRKFLDAPYKNSSGRDSDVLNAMHLHNNEAGRQAVTKLMTVDCRCHGVSGSCAVKTCWKSMSSFEKIGNFLKNKYENSIQIADRLKRKVRRREKNDRKIPIYKGDLVYTNKSPNYCVEDPKLGISGTHGRECNRTSEGSDSCNLLCCGRGYNTHVVRHVERCECKFVWCCYVRCRRCESMTDVHTCK; from the exons ATGGAGAAGGAGTCTCCTTTTGGACTATCCCATATTTGTGTCCTTTTGACTGCACTGATGGCGATTCTACCTCTCTCCCAGGGAAACTGGAT GTGGCTAGGTGTTACATCTTTTGGGGTACCAGAGAAACTTGGTTGCACCAACCTGCCGCTCAGCTTTCACCAAAAGGAAATGTGCAGGAAGAAACCGTACTTGTTGTCCAGCATAAGGGAGGGAGCCCGACTTGGAATACATGAGTGTAGAAACCAGTTCAAGCACGAAAGGTGGAACTGTTCGGTTTCACCCACCATTTCCTCTGCAAGTTCATCATTTTCCTTATCTTTCATAACTTCATCATTAGCATCAGCTCATACAATTTTTGGCTACGAGCTAAGCAGTG GCACCAAGGAAACAGCATTTATATCGGCTGTGACAGCAGCAGGACTTGTGCATTCTGTAACGAGAGCATGTAGCGCTGGAAATATGACTGAATGCTCCTGTGACACCAGCCTGCAGAATGGGGGATCAGCTAGTGAAGGATGGCACTGGGGGGGCTGCTCTGATGATTTACAGTACGGAATGTGGTTCAGCAGAAAATTTCTGGATGCCCCATATAAAAACTCAAGTGGAAGAGACTCTGATGTACTAAATGCAATGCACTTACATAATAATGAGGCTGGCAGACAG GCTGTCACTAAACTGATGACTGTGGACTGTCGTTGTCATGGAGTTTCTGGGTCATGTGCTGTGAAAACTTGTTGGAAATCCATGTCTTCATTTGAAAAGATTGGCAATtttcttaaaaacaaatatgaaaacaGCATACAGATAGCAGACAGACTAAAAAGGAAGGTACGCCGCAGAGAAAAGAATGACCGTAAGATACCCATATATAAAGGGGATCTTGTTTATACTAACAAGTCTCCAAATTACTGCGTAGAGGACCCAAAACTCGGCATATCTGGAACACACGGGAGGGAATGTAATCGCACTTCTGAAGGATCCGATAGCTGTAATCTACTCTGCTGCGGCCGTGGGTACAATACACACGTAGTAAGACATGTGGAGAGATGCGAGTGCAAATTTGTGTGGTGCTGCTATGTACGTTGCAGAAGGTGCGAGAGCATGACTGATGTACATACCTGCAAGTAA